The Desulfoscipio gibsoniae DSM 7213 genome contains a region encoding:
- a CDS encoding hydrogenase iron-sulfur subunit, protein MGTGTEFKPRILGFLCNWUAYGAADLAGVSRQQYVTYAKLIRVMCTGRVEIEFILRALSNGTDGVVIGGCHLGDCHYNTHGNYHALNMVFLCKKIMEHMGLNPERLRMEFMSAGEGIRFTEVMNDFGKTVKELGPLGQSEGIDETVLKLKLKAITKLAPYIRLVLNERLRVHFNTVEEYKKFYSGEQLEKIFRELIADKFALSQIMLLLRERPLSTEEITKILGLTPSEISRHLNTSARQGLVKYEDSQKRFALV, encoded by the coding sequence GTGGGTACAGGAACAGAGTTCAAGCCAAGAATTCTAGGTTTTTTATGTAATTGGTGAGCATACGGCGCTGCTGATTTGGCTGGAGTTTCCAGACAACAATATGTAACTTATGCTAAGCTTATACGCGTGATGTGTACTGGCCGAGTCGAAATAGAATTTATACTCAGAGCTTTATCAAACGGAACGGATGGGGTAGTTATCGGTGGTTGTCATCTTGGAGACTGCCATTATAATACTCATGGAAACTACCACGCACTAAACATGGTGTTTCTATGTAAAAAAATAATGGAACACATGGGTCTAAACCCCGAAAGATTAAGGATGGAATTTATGTCTGCCGGTGAAGGAATCCGTTTCACCGAAGTTATGAATGACTTTGGTAAAACGGTGAAGGAATTAGGACCACTAGGCCAAAGTGAAGGAATAGACGAGACTGTATTAAAGTTAAAACTTAAAGCAATTACAAAGCTGGCCCCCTACATTAGACTTGTACTTAATGAAAGGCTAAGAGTACATTTTAATACAGTAGAAGAATATAAAAAATTCTACTCCGGTGAACAGTTAGAAAAAATATTTCGTGAATTAATAGCAGATAAATTTGCACTAAGTCAAATTATGTTACTCTTGCGGGAAAGACCCCTTTCAACTGAAGAAATAACTAAGATTTTAGGACTAACCCCATCTGAAATATCAAGGCACCTTAATACTTCAGCAAGGCAAGGATTAGTCAAATACGAAGATAGCCAGAAACGCTTTGCTCTCGTTTAG
- a CDS encoding complex I 24 kDa subunit family protein, whose translation MSPTYEKADSGSGERRRSGKETMDNDRIEQILNEHQGQAGSLIKVLMEIQEQNHWLPREVLVKVSEKLEVPLSRVLRIATFYKTFSLTPKGRHEIHVCTGTACKVRGAQRVLDEVQELTGIKPGETDSDLKFSLETVNCQGCCSLGPMIEVDGKTHSKISPAEIADALKKYE comes from the coding sequence ATGTCCCCAACGTATGAAAAGGCAGACAGTGGCTCAGGGGAAAGAAGGAGGTCAGGTAAAGAGACTATGGATAACGATAGAATTGAACAAATATTAAATGAACATCAGGGCCAAGCCGGTTCACTGATTAAAGTATTAATGGAAATTCAGGAACAAAATCATTGGCTGCCTAGAGAAGTATTAGTGAAGGTTAGTGAAAAATTAGAGGTGCCTTTAAGCCGGGTATTGAGAATAGCTACCTTTTATAAAACATTCTCTTTAACTCCTAAAGGACGTCATGAAATTCACGTTTGTACGGGTACTGCCTGTAAAGTTCGTGGTGCGCAGCGGGTTCTCGACGAGGTGCAAGAACTGACTGGAATTAAACCCGGCGAAACTGACTCGGATTTGAAGTTTAGCCTGGAGACCGTTAACTGCCAGGGCTGCTGTTCTTTAGGTCCAATGATCGAAGTCGATGGAAAGACTCACAGTAAGATATCGCCTGCCGAGATAGCAGACGCGTTAAAAAAATATGAGTGA
- a CDS encoding (2Fe-2S) ferredoxin domain-containing protein, with protein sequence MARINSVAELEELRKGILSKIEPDKPCIAICAGIACLGLGNDRVISAFEEEIRKQSLETKVDIRATGCHGFCEKGPIVVIYPEEICYLEVTPEDVPEIITQTVVGKKVIDRLIYTDPNTGAKAVHQFEIPFYKNQSRLLIGNNPKINPKSIEDYLAIGGYSALAKALFAMNPEQVLEEIKKANLRGRGGGGFPAGSKWETTRNAPGEEKYVIVNAHEGEPGAFMDRALFTGNPHLVLEGLIIGAYTIGSHQGFIYTRHDTPQLRENIDIALSEAKEYGLLGKNILGSGFNFNVEVHLDVGIFVSGESSALMRSIEGKAPEPRPKYIRTSVSGIWNKPSNLNNVETWANVPQIINNGSKWYSSIGTERSKGTKLISLSGNICNTGVVEVPMGTSLKEIIYNFGGGIPNGKKLKAVHFGGPMGGSIPESLIDSPLDFDVLSKLGTSLGAGDMLVLDEDNCMVEVARYFLDFLSGESCGKCVPCREGIRQMLKILTDITDGKGKEGDIELLEEIAGVVGEAALCSLGRSVPKPLLSMLKYFRDEYEAHIKDKRCPALFCKELKKGEL encoded by the coding sequence ATGGCACGTATAAATTCAGTCGCTGAATTGGAAGAACTTAGGAAGGGTATCTTATCAAAAATAGAACCCGATAAGCCTTGTATTGCCATATGCGCGGGAATCGCCTGCCTCGGCCTCGGCAACGACAGGGTTATCAGCGCTTTTGAAGAAGAGATCAGGAAACAATCCTTAGAAACTAAAGTTGATATTAGAGCAACCGGCTGCCATGGCTTTTGTGAAAAAGGACCTATTGTTGTTATCTATCCTGAAGAAATCTGCTATTTGGAAGTAACGCCGGAGGATGTACCGGAGATTATAACTCAGACTGTAGTTGGAAAGAAAGTGATTGATCGACTAATTTACACCGATCCCAACACTGGTGCAAAAGCAGTGCATCAATTTGAGATACCTTTTTACAAGAATCAATCGCGGCTACTTATTGGCAATAACCCTAAAATTAATCCCAAAAGCATAGAAGATTATCTGGCAATTGGCGGTTATTCTGCGTTAGCCAAAGCGCTTTTTGCGATGAACCCCGAGCAAGTCCTTGAAGAAATAAAGAAAGCCAACTTGCGCGGCCGGGGCGGCGGTGGATTCCCTGCCGGTTCGAAGTGGGAGACTACCCGAAACGCGCCCGGAGAAGAAAAGTATGTAATTGTCAATGCTCACGAGGGTGAGCCCGGGGCGTTTATGGATCGAGCCCTCTTCACTGGGAACCCGCATCTCGTGTTGGAAGGCTTAATCATCGGAGCCTATACCATCGGTTCACATCAGGGATTTATCTATACCCGGCATGATACCCCTCAGCTAAGAGAAAATATTGATATTGCCCTATCTGAGGCAAAGGAGTACGGACTCTTAGGTAAAAATATCCTTGGCTCCGGCTTCAACTTTAATGTTGAGGTGCATCTAGATGTAGGGATATTCGTTTCCGGCGAGTCCAGTGCATTAATGAGGTCAATAGAAGGGAAAGCACCGGAACCAAGACCCAAATATATTCGTACTTCGGTTAGTGGTATTTGGAATAAGCCCAGTAACTTAAACAACGTGGAGACCTGGGCTAACGTGCCTCAGATAATTAATAATGGCTCAAAATGGTATAGCAGTATCGGGACAGAGCGGAGCAAGGGAACAAAACTAATATCTTTATCAGGTAATATATGTAATACAGGAGTCGTGGAAGTTCCCATGGGTACCTCGCTTAAAGAGATTATCTATAACTTTGGTGGTGGAATACCAAACGGAAAGAAACTTAAAGCAGTTCACTTTGGAGGACCTATGGGAGGTTCTATTCCCGAGAGTCTCATCGATAGTCCACTTGACTTCGATGTGCTTTCAAAACTGGGCACTTCACTGGGCGCAGGCGACATGCTGGTATTGGATGAAGATAACTGTATGGTTGAAGTCGCCAGGTACTTCCTTGATTTCCTCAGTGGTGAATCGTGCGGCAAATGTGTACCATGCCGTGAAGGTATCAGGCAGATGCTTAAAATCCTCACTGATATCACCGATGGAAAAGGAAAAGAAGGGGACATTGAGCTTTTGGAGGAAATAGCCGGGGTAGTTGGTGAAGCAGCTCTTTGTTCGTTGGGCAGGAGTGTCCCTAAACCATTATTGAGCATGTTAAAGTACTTTAGAGATGAGTATGAGGCGCACATCAAGGATAAACGGTGCCCGGCTCTTTTCTGCAAGGAGCTGAAGAAGGGAGAACTATAA
- a CDS encoding 2Fe-2S iron-sulfur cluster-binding protein: protein MSEIILQIDGREVAAESGMTVLEAAQGAGISIPTLCHHEILEPYGACRLCTVEAEVRGRTKLVASCLYPVEKDLIVRTRSEKVDKIRKMILELLLAHAPEARELQGLAQEYGADKNRFEKEPSFCIHCGLCVRYCAEVKKKHAIEFVDKGTKREISFIPEIASKECWNCKECFPLCPTEALQAAFVLTKELAFFSLSSEPVPAE from the coding sequence ATGAGTGAAATTATTTTACAAATTGACGGAAGGGAAGTTGCAGCAGAGAGCGGGATGACCGTTTTAGAGGCAGCACAAGGGGCGGGAATATCGATTCCGACACTTTGTCACCACGAGATATTAGAACCTTATGGTGCTTGCCGCCTTTGCACAGTAGAAGCAGAAGTTCGCGGTCGAACCAAGCTTGTTGCCTCCTGCCTTTACCCGGTGGAAAAAGATTTAATCGTAAGAACCAGGTCTGAGAAGGTAGACAAGATTCGCAAAATGATTTTAGAATTGTTACTGGCCCATGCTCCTGAAGCCAGGGAATTGCAGGGTTTGGCACAAGAGTATGGCGCAGACAAAAACCGTTTTGAAAAAGAACCTTCATTTTGCATTCATTGTGGTTTATGTGTAAGATACTGTGCTGAGGTTAAAAAGAAGCATGCTATTGAATTTGTTGATAAAGGAACAAAACGGGAGATAAGCTTTATTCCAGAGATAGCCTCTAAGGAGTGCTGGAATTGTAAAGAATGTTTTCCGCTTTGTCCTACAGAGGCGTTACAAGCAGCTTTCGTTTTAACAAAAGAACTTGCGTTTTTCTCTCTTTCTTCGGAACCCGTGCCGGCGGAATAG
- a CDS encoding DUF2179 domain-containing protein, whose translation MEQWLPILFGYLFIFGARVIDMSLDVIRILMLMRDRRILAAVIGFFEVTVFVLALNEVLKGGLNDPGKVIAYAGGFATGNYIGSLIEERLAMGFLSIQIYPPMSLVNDITNQMRNEGFGVTSVTGCGRDGERIILFVLIKRKDLSKAMKIINQICPEVFFNVSDAKRIHGGVFPVKKGK comes from the coding sequence ATGGAGCAGTGGCTACCAATACTATTCGGTTACCTGTTTATTTTTGGGGCCAGAGTTATAGATATGTCCCTGGACGTGATACGCATATTAATGTTAATGCGTGACCGCAGAATTTTAGCTGCCGTAATTGGTTTTTTTGAGGTTACCGTATTTGTACTGGCATTAAACGAAGTTCTAAAGGGTGGTTTGAATGACCCGGGCAAAGTAATCGCCTACGCGGGCGGTTTTGCAACTGGAAACTATATAGGAAGCTTGATAGAAGAGCGACTGGCCATGGGGTTCTTATCAATACAGATATATCCGCCCATGAGTCTTGTAAATGATATTACTAATCAAATGCGCAACGAAGGTTTTGGTGTAACCAGCGTAACCGGTTGTGGACGAGATGGTGAAAGAATAATATTGTTTGTTTTAATAAAAAGGAAAGATCTTAGTAAAGCAATGAAAATAATTAATCAAATTTGCCCGGAGGTTTTCTTTAACGTCTCTGATGCCAAAAGAATTCATGGTGGCGTATTCCCAGTAAAGAAAGGCAAGTAA
- a CDS encoding glycosyltransferase family 4 protein: protein MSLKIGIFTDSYRPYTSGVVRSIETFSEELKAQGHEIFIFAPDYPNQHQQQLKENGVFRFSSIPAPTNHDFALAVPFSIRLRPTLKKIGLDVIHVHSPFLLGRLGARCAKKLNIPLVFTFHTLYDQYVHYVPIGQNITKEITKKFCTDFCNHCDLVIVPTDIIGEHLQKWGVNTEIKTLPTGINISSFKTNEKNWLHQKFNIDSDEKLLISVGRLAKEKNFSFIVKSFADINAAFQNTRLILVGGGPEKDALVTLADRLGILEKVIFTGTLSKEEMAKAYNSAHIFVFASVTETQGLVVGEAKAAGLPTVAVKAFGISEMVVHGVDGFLTELDTDQFVNKVKLLLGDENLHYTMSQNAIMNAESISSQHCTKKLLQNYYYVMEKCNKNKLIAPKTS, encoded by the coding sequence TTGAGCCTGAAAATAGGCATCTTTACAGACAGTTACCGGCCGTATACCAGCGGAGTGGTCCGGTCGATCGAAACATTCTCTGAGGAATTAAAGGCTCAGGGTCACGAAATTTTCATTTTTGCACCCGACTACCCGAATCAACATCAACAGCAATTGAAAGAAAACGGGGTATTTAGATTTTCTTCCATACCAGCACCGACAAACCATGATTTTGCCCTGGCTGTACCATTTTCCATACGACTGCGCCCTACCTTGAAGAAAATTGGACTGGATGTCATTCACGTCCATTCACCTTTTTTACTGGGTCGTTTGGGAGCACGCTGCGCCAAAAAATTGAATATACCACTGGTATTTACATTTCATACTCTTTATGATCAATATGTTCATTATGTGCCCATAGGGCAAAATATAACTAAAGAGATTACCAAAAAGTTTTGTACAGATTTTTGCAACCACTGCGATTTGGTAATCGTACCCACCGACATTATTGGTGAACATTTGCAAAAATGGGGGGTAAACACCGAAATAAAAACGTTACCCACCGGTATAAATATCAGCAGCTTCAAAACCAATGAAAAAAATTGGCTGCACCAAAAATTTAATATCGATAGCGACGAAAAATTATTAATATCCGTAGGCCGTTTGGCCAAAGAAAAAAACTTTTCATTTATTGTCAAAAGCTTTGCAGACATCAATGCTGCTTTCCAAAACACTAGATTAATACTGGTGGGCGGCGGTCCTGAAAAAGATGCGCTGGTAACTCTGGCTGATAGGCTTGGGATTTTAGAAAAGGTTATCTTCACCGGCACATTATCCAAAGAAGAAATGGCCAAAGCATATAATAGTGCCCATATTTTCGTTTTTGCATCGGTTACTGAAACCCAGGGACTGGTGGTGGGGGAGGCTAAAGCGGCAGGGTTACCAACAGTGGCAGTTAAAGCCTTTGGCATATCCGAAATGGTGGTACACGGTGTTGATGGATTTTTAACAGAATTAGATACTGACCAGTTTGTAAATAAAGTAAAATTGCTATTGGGCGACGAAAATTTGCATTATACAATGAGTCAAAACGCCATAATGAATGCTGAATCTATTTCATCACAACATTGCACAAAAAAATTACTACAAAACTATTATTACGTAATGGAGAAATGCAATAAAAATAAGTTAATAGCACCTAAAACAAGTTAG